In the genome of Pelobacter seleniigenes DSM 18267, one region contains:
- the hemG gene encoding protoporphyrinogen oxidase, whose product MTRIAVIGAGISGLATAYAIEQQALSAGLTVETRVFEKDSRSGGKIWSIHEDGFICEWGPNGFLDNKPMTLDLCRQLGVDNLLLRSDDNARKRFIYSGQELHRLPENGPSFLKSGLISWPGKLRLAGEMLIPKRKDQGDETLAEFGRRRLGSEALDKLIAPMVSGIFAGDPETMSLKSCFPRIYELEQQYGGLLKAMLKLAKQKRAEQKAGKVVASAAGPGGVLTSFNGGIQDLTNAAAAALQGELLLGCTISELVPKDGGFILTAAGGEQYDAEIVVTAAPAFAVAAMLERSCGAAAELLKEIPYATMNVVCFGYERERIERDLDGFGYLIPKAEGKSILGTLWDSSIFPNRAPAGKVLLRSMMGGATNPAAIELSEEEVKSKTMTDLRQIMGITCEPEFVRIFRHRHAIPQYTRGHAARVGAIRERLATMPELILTGNAFGGVGLNDCVNAANQAAATVIERVRKRSG is encoded by the coding sequence ATGACCCGTATTGCTGTAATCGGAGCCGGTATTTCCGGATTGGCGACGGCTTACGCCATTGAACAACAGGCGCTAAGTGCCGGCTTGACCGTGGAAACCCGTGTGTTTGAAAAAGACTCTCGCAGCGGTGGGAAAATCTGGTCGATTCATGAGGATGGTTTTATTTGTGAGTGGGGACCGAACGGTTTTCTCGATAATAAACCGATGACCCTGGATCTCTGCCGACAGCTGGGGGTTGATAACCTGCTCCTCCGCTCGGATGACAATGCACGGAAGCGGTTTATTTATTCGGGACAAGAGCTGCATCGCCTGCCGGAGAACGGTCCCTCGTTTCTGAAGTCGGGATTGATCTCGTGGCCGGGGAAATTACGCCTGGCCGGAGAAATGCTGATTCCCAAGCGCAAGGACCAGGGGGATGAAACTCTTGCTGAATTCGGGCGCCGGCGCCTGGGCAGCGAGGCCCTGGACAAACTGATTGCGCCGATGGTGTCCGGCATTTTTGCCGGTGACCCGGAAACCATGAGTCTGAAAAGCTGTTTCCCGCGGATTTACGAACTGGAACAACAATACGGCGGTTTGCTGAAGGCGATGCTGAAATTGGCCAAACAGAAGCGGGCCGAACAAAAGGCCGGTAAAGTGGTGGCCAGTGCCGCTGGTCCGGGCGGCGTTTTGACCTCTTTTAACGGCGGCATCCAGGACCTGACCAACGCGGCTGCCGCGGCTCTTCAGGGCGAGCTGTTGCTGGGCTGCACGATCAGTGAGTTGGTGCCCAAAGATGGCGGCTTTATCCTGACCGCTGCCGGGGGAGAGCAGTACGATGCTGAGATCGTGGTCACCGCGGCTCCGGCTTTTGCCGTTGCGGCGATGTTGGAGCGGTCTTGTGGTGCTGCTGCTGAGTTGCTTAAAGAGATTCCCTACGCCACGATGAATGTCGTTTGCTTCGGCTACGAACGAGAGCGGATTGAACGTGATCTGGACGGTTTCGGCTATCTGATTCCCAAGGCCGAAGGGAAAAGTATTCTTGGCACCCTGTGGGATTCAAGTATCTTCCCCAATCGCGCTCCAGCCGGTAAGGTGTTGCTGCGGTCAATGATGGGGGGCGCGACCAATCCAGCGGCCATCGAGTTGAGTGAGGAAGAAGTCAAGAGCAAAACCATGACCGATCTGCGGCAGATCATGGGGATCACCTGTGAGCCGGAATTCGTGCGGATCTTTCGCCATCGCCATGCCATACCCCAGTATACGCGGGGGCATGCCGCCCGGGTTGGCGCGATCAGGGAACGGCTGGCGACCATGCCCGAGCTGATTTTGACCGGGAATGCCTTTGGGGGTGTCGGTCTTAATGATTGCGTCAATGCGGCCAACCAGGCTGCTGCCACAGTCATTGAGCGGGTTCGCAAAAGATCCGGCTGA
- a CDS encoding FapA family protein, with protein sequence MGSQKVEQRVEVGTKQLGEFVTDAYALNLYLRNSELECSASITVYETNNSLPPAELITILQKHGITTTVDLEQVAIFCSQAAQGQKLEYFPLAQGQAPTPGEDGWFELIVNTGKEKSDLVEDETGRVDFKSVQSFSNIEPGQKIGVIYPPTPGVAGFTVIGKPIPAKAGQPSRLIAGNGIKISDDGTQVIAERAGRAVLDNHVLSIAEEMVVTGDVDLTVGHITFNGFVDIKGDVLDDFHITATKGINVTGTVGACQIQADGPVTLGSMAGKGIGKVTCKGTFRSRYLNQVQIECWGDIHVEHEVRNSILKATGSIQCPKGLLSGGEAVALEGIEVKILGARAGAKTYVTSGVYFPETDRLKFLRTRIKSVIEQIKKIGETLTALNKKPLSGLRNALREAIELRIGILTQRQVNLDEEREDLSEELLSFQVTEHKTANPKINILGSLKERVVINLGESSEESTMEVSGPTSIIENTSAGGLRFLTYSPLKVSAEKLLEEESETT encoded by the coding sequence TTGGGTTCCCAGAAAGTCGAACAACGCGTTGAGGTCGGTACCAAGCAGCTCGGTGAATTTGTCACCGACGCCTATGCCCTGAACCTTTATCTGCGCAACAGCGAACTCGAGTGTAGTGCGTCGATCACTGTCTATGAAACGAACAACAGCCTCCCCCCCGCCGAACTGATCACCATCCTGCAAAAACACGGTATCACCACAACAGTCGACCTGGAACAGGTCGCCATCTTTTGCTCCCAGGCCGCCCAGGGACAAAAACTGGAGTATTTTCCCCTGGCCCAAGGGCAGGCGCCCACCCCCGGCGAAGATGGCTGGTTCGAACTGATCGTCAATACCGGCAAGGAAAAAAGCGACCTGGTCGAAGATGAGACCGGCCGGGTCGATTTCAAGTCCGTCCAGAGTTTCTCAAATATTGAACCGGGTCAAAAGATCGGGGTCATCTATCCGCCGACCCCGGGCGTAGCCGGGTTCACAGTCATCGGGAAACCGATCCCGGCCAAAGCCGGTCAACCCAGTCGTTTGATTGCGGGCAACGGCATCAAGATCAGTGACGACGGCACCCAGGTCATCGCGGAACGAGCCGGGCGGGCCGTGCTGGATAATCATGTCCTCAGCATCGCTGAAGAGATGGTGGTCACCGGCGACGTCGACTTGACGGTCGGCCATATTACCTTTAACGGCTTCGTCGATATCAAAGGTGACGTGCTGGATGATTTCCATATCACGGCCACCAAAGGGATCAATGTCACCGGAACCGTCGGCGCCTGTCAGATTCAAGCGGATGGGCCGGTCACCCTCGGCAGCATGGCCGGCAAGGGCATCGGCAAGGTCACCTGCAAAGGGACGTTCCGCAGCCGCTACCTCAACCAGGTCCAGATCGAATGCTGGGGCGACATTCATGTCGAGCATGAAGTCCGCAACTCCATTTTGAAAGCGACAGGCAGTATCCAGTGCCCGAAAGGTTTGCTTTCCGGAGGTGAAGCGGTCGCGCTGGAAGGCATCGAGGTAAAAATCCTCGGTGCCCGGGCCGGGGCGAAAACCTATGTCACCTCAGGCGTTTATTTCCCTGAAACTGACCGGCTGAAATTTCTCAGAACCCGCATCAAAAGCGTCATCGAACAGATCAAAAAAATCGGTGAAACCCTGACCGCCCTGAACAAAAAACCCCTGTCCGGGCTGCGCAATGCCTTGCGCGAAGCCATCGAACTGCGCATCGGTATTCTGACTCAGCGCCAGGTCAACCTGGACGAGGAACGCGAAGATCTCTCCGAAGAGCTGTTAAGCTTTCAAGTGACGGAACATAAGACCGCTAATCCCAAGATCAATATCCTCGGTTCGCTGAAAGAACGCGTGGTGATCAACCTCGGCGAGAGCAGCGAGGAATCGACCATGGAGGTTTCCGGCCCCACCTCCATCATCGAGAACACCAGTGCCGGCGGGCTGCGCTTCCTGACCTATTCCCCCCTCAAAGTTTCGGCTGAGAAGCTGCTGGAAGAAGAGTCGGAAACAACCTGA
- a CDS encoding DUF2288 domain-containing protein — MTNLHHNFKRDLAEVSWRELRIHLQRDALILVATELDLVTAAVGVAEDDTAQVQQWIATGLLGKPSAEQLQDWERESSRPFRMLIVKPFILIQDVCHA; from the coding sequence ATGACAAATTTGCACCATAATTTCAAGCGTGATCTGGCCGAGGTGTCCTGGCGGGAGTTGCGCATCCACCTGCAGCGCGATGCTCTTATCCTGGTTGCGACCGAACTGGACCTGGTCACGGCGGCGGTTGGCGTTGCCGAAGATGACACCGCGCAGGTCCAGCAATGGATCGCCACCGGGCTGCTCGGCAAGCCCTCGGCCGAGCAACTGCAGGACTGGGAACGGGAGAGCTCCCGGCCGTTTCGGATGTTGATCGTCAAACCATTTATTTTGATTCAGGATGTCTGTCATGCCTGA
- a CDS encoding uracil-DNA glycosylase, whose translation MPDRFVASLADYRGPAVFNPWGESDPLYDLGPQGVEIRRRQLHCYLQERIGVADSLLCAEAIGYQGGHFSGIPMTSERLLLGGLQSKNLQPEMVFKGIAAQRTSTPEIRPLGFTEPTATIVWGFFADQRIDPRRAVLWNAFPWHPYHPQRGMLSNRTPTDDELAAGHRVLRQLLELGSFRQVIAIGEKSATQLERLGISATKVRHPANGGAGKFRSQMHALFAR comes from the coding sequence ATGCCTGACCGATTTGTGGCCTCGCTGGCCGATTACCGCGGACCGGCGGTGTTCAATCCCTGGGGTGAAAGCGACCCGCTGTACGATCTTGGTCCGCAGGGAGTCGAGATTCGTCGGCGCCAACTGCACTGCTATCTGCAGGAGCGGATCGGGGTTGCAGACAGTCTGCTCTGTGCCGAAGCGATCGGTTACCAAGGGGGGCATTTCAGTGGGATACCGATGACCTCCGAGCGGTTATTGCTGGGCGGGTTGCAGTCCAAAAACCTGCAACCCGAGATGGTGTTCAAGGGGATTGCGGCGCAACGCACCAGTACCCCGGAGATTCGCCCATTGGGCTTTACCGAACCGACCGCCACCATTGTCTGGGGCTTTTTTGCCGACCAGAGGATCGATCCGCGTCGGGCGGTGCTCTGGAACGCTTTCCCCTGGCATCCCTATCATCCGCAGCGGGGGATGCTCAGCAACCGGACCCCGACCGATGACGAACTCGCCGCCGGGCACAGAGTATTGCGGCAGTTGCTTGAGCTGGGCAGCTTCAGGCAGGTGATCGCCATTGGTGAAAAGTCAGCGACCCAGTTGGAACGCCTGGGGATTAGCGCCACCAAGGTCCGCCACCCGGCCAATGGCGGCGCCGGTAAATTCAGATCTCAGATGCACGCATTGTTCGCCAGATAA
- a CDS encoding P-loop NTPase fold protein, translating into MSIEVIQQQIRRFLASEAPEVMSIKGAWGVGKTYAWNTYLLQAKNQQKVALHKYSYVSLFGINSLSDLKFSIFENLVEEKMIGRKPTIETFRNNADALARSIGQNVLPLIPARRTPEAYHNIFSSLLFLSLEKALICIDDFERKGHGIAAQDILGLISQLKEQKKCKVILILNDESLSGDSSLDYVKLREKVIDTELRFAPTARECVAIALTRDRVARLLGDDIVTLGINNIRVIKKIEKLALTVIPVLKDYEEQVLKRALHSLALLAWCYYSRAQDIPDYQFVLGRNSSFSDLDDTALTTQQQSWCAVLRRYDNYSFDDFDAPMARFVENGYLDEAWLRKEAEVFNEKLRADRSQSSFQAAWRKFNESFADNSREVIGCLSESFKDNARFISPANLDGAVRLLRNLGKDALATRIIDLYIEKRKAEVELFNLDSRLWAGAIKDAEVITKFEQTFQARKGLRSLEETCRLLLAGEAPADEDEALLAQGSVAEYVALFKKLKEPELSRIIDLCLQFSRLGGTTACQEAIADRAAEALRRIGRENKLNASRVLRFGIKVD; encoded by the coding sequence ATGTCGATTGAGGTCATTCAGCAGCAGATCAGGCGTTTCCTGGCCAGCGAAGCGCCCGAAGTCATGTCGATCAAAGGGGCCTGGGGGGTCGGTAAGACCTATGCCTGGAACACCTATCTGCTCCAGGCGAAAAATCAGCAGAAGGTCGCCTTACACAAGTACTCCTACGTTTCCCTGTTCGGGATCAACAGCCTGAGCGACTTGAAATTTTCCATTTTTGAAAACCTGGTCGAAGAAAAAATGATCGGTCGCAAACCGACCATCGAAACATTTCGAAACAATGCCGACGCATTAGCGCGCAGTATTGGGCAGAATGTCCTCCCCCTTATCCCCGCCCGACGGACCCCGGAAGCCTACCACAACATCTTCTCTTCTCTGCTGTTTCTTTCCTTGGAAAAAGCGCTTATCTGTATCGATGATTTTGAACGCAAGGGGCACGGTATTGCCGCGCAGGATATCCTGGGGCTGATCAGCCAGCTGAAAGAACAAAAAAAATGCAAGGTTATTCTGATTCTCAATGACGAAAGCTTAAGCGGCGACTCTTCCCTCGACTATGTCAAGCTGCGCGAAAAAGTGATCGATACCGAGCTGCGTTTTGCGCCGACCGCCAGAGAGTGTGTCGCCATCGCCCTGACCCGGGATCGGGTGGCCAGGCTATTGGGGGATGACATCGTCACGCTCGGCATCAACAATATCCGTGTTATCAAAAAGATCGAAAAACTGGCGTTGACCGTCATTCCTGTCCTGAAGGATTACGAGGAGCAGGTCCTTAAGCGAGCCCTGCATTCCCTGGCCCTGCTGGCCTGGTGTTATTACAGTCGGGCACAGGATATTCCGGATTATCAGTTTGTGCTCGGCCGGAACAGCAGCTTCAGCGACCTTGACGATACCGCCTTGACTACCCAGCAGCAGAGCTGGTGCGCCGTCTTACGCCGTTACGATAATTATTCCTTCGACGATTTTGATGCCCCGATGGCCCGCTTCGTGGAAAACGGTTACCTCGATGAAGCCTGGTTGCGGAAGGAGGCGGAGGTCTTTAACGAAAAGTTACGGGCCGACCGGTCGCAAAGTTCCTTTCAGGCGGCCTGGCGCAAATTTAATGAGTCCTTTGCAGACAACAGCCGCGAGGTGATCGGCTGTCTTTCCGAAAGTTTCAAAGACAACGCCAGGTTTATCAGCCCGGCCAACCTGGACGGTGCGGTCCGCCTGTTGCGCAATCTGGGCAAGGATGCCCTGGCGACCAGGATCATTGATCTGTATATCGAAAAAAGAAAAGCGGAGGTGGAACTGTTCAATCTCGATTCCAGATTGTGGGCGGGAGCGATCAAAGACGCCGAGGTGATCACCAAGTTCGAGCAGACTTTCCAGGCCCGCAAAGGACTCCGTTCGCTGGAGGAGACCTGCCGCCTCCTGCTGGCCGGAGAGGCCCCTGCCGATGAGGATGAAGCGCTGCTGGCGCAGGGTTCGGTGGCCGAATATGTGGCGCTGTTCAAAAAGCTCAAGGAACCGGAGTTGTCGCGGATCATCGACCTTTGCCTGCAATTCAGTCGGCTTGGTGGCACCACCGCCTGTCAGGAGGCGATTGCCGACCGCGCCGCCGAGGCGCTTCGCCGGATCGGTCGTGAGAATAAGCTCAACGCCAGTCGGGTTTTGCGTTTCGGCATCAAAGTCGATTAA
- a CDS encoding cache domain-containing protein has protein sequence MKIKLRNVLLLTVVPLAVFLLLFWVIYATTRTIAEETILDHQRNIVAHAAATTDMWLQLQKKVMRSVIEEIDRIDSHDNAAVLRVLEQALKAGEFSDVYLGLDDGTMIDGAGWLPPTGYDPRNRPWYLHGMVNSEISLSSPYVDMTTGQMVIAMTSPLLRNGQLYGVVSGDIILDSLVNNVINLKVGDKGYSFIISANGTIVVHPDQSLLMTHKLQDLDGSLKGVIAAFQRNAQGTYKYFLHGKENILAYQFLDDVDWYLCTTMSTAEAYALSGKTSMLSAMEAVLKLLGVFAGIALLGVGGSALGLLFFNKRFQFTVKQHQDVINGMNEDLKWNITRRKAIETHYQTLFHVANDAIMVSKGTVFVECNERAREMLGAREYGIIGNNMLDISPAYQADGKSSYQHLQKIIDAAGLGKQQFFQWTFLRSNGSEFPAEVSLKKLHLNNEQLILMSIRDISKRATAEQQLRQAQKMAAMGEMLGAIAHQWRQPLNTLSTYVSSLQSAFYNQLINREFVDKLVQNADTQIQFMSKTIDDFRQFFKPSKTKERFSLIKSVENAIKLVEPSFRQTDVAIRVQQPQAVEDFLVYGYQSEFSHVIVNILSNAKDAVNGAGASDDKLIEIAFEVDEENVKVTISDSGPGIPEPILGQIFTPYFTTKGTASGTGLGLYMAKVIVENEMNGRLVAENCRTGARFTILLPKAETV, from the coding sequence ATGAAAATTAAACTGAGAAATGTCTTGCTGCTGACGGTTGTCCCGTTGGCGGTCTTCCTGCTGCTGTTCTGGGTCATCTATGCGACGACCAGGACCATTGCGGAAGAAACGATCCTTGATCACCAGCGTAATATCGTTGCCCATGCCGCGGCCACGACCGACATGTGGCTGCAGTTGCAAAAAAAGGTCATGCGTTCGGTTATCGAGGAAATCGACCGGATCGATAGCCATGATAACGCAGCGGTCCTCAGGGTTCTGGAACAGGCGCTCAAGGCCGGCGAGTTCAGTGATGTTTATCTCGGCCTGGATGACGGGACCATGATCGACGGTGCCGGCTGGCTTCCCCCGACCGGGTATGATCCGCGCAATCGTCCCTGGTATCTCCATGGCATGGTCAATAGCGAAATCTCGCTATCGTCGCCCTACGTTGACATGACGACCGGGCAGATGGTGATTGCCATGACCTCGCCGTTGTTGCGAAACGGCCAGCTGTACGGCGTGGTCAGTGGGGATATCATCCTCGATTCCCTGGTCAATAATGTCATTAATTTGAAAGTCGGTGATAAAGGGTACTCTTTTATTATCTCCGCCAATGGAACCATTGTCGTTCACCCCGACCAGAGCCTGCTGATGACTCATAAACTGCAGGATCTCGATGGCAGCCTGAAGGGGGTCATTGCCGCGTTCCAGCGCAATGCCCAGGGGACCTACAAATATTTCCTGCATGGTAAGGAGAACATCCTCGCCTACCAGTTTCTCGACGATGTCGATTGGTATCTCTGCACCACGATGAGCACGGCGGAAGCCTATGCACTGTCGGGGAAAACCTCAATGCTGTCGGCCATGGAAGCCGTGTTGAAGCTGCTCGGGGTGTTCGCCGGAATCGCCTTGCTCGGAGTCGGCGGCAGCGCCCTGGGGCTGCTGTTTTTCAATAAGCGCTTTCAGTTCACCGTCAAGCAGCATCAGGATGTGATCAACGGCATGAACGAGGACCTGAAGTGGAATATCACCCGCAGAAAGGCCATTGAAACCCATTACCAGACCCTCTTTCACGTCGCCAATGATGCGATCATGGTCAGCAAGGGGACGGTTTTTGTCGAATGCAACGAGCGGGCCCGGGAGATGCTGGGGGCCAGGGAGTACGGCATCATCGGTAACAACATGCTCGATATATCACCGGCTTACCAGGCCGATGGCAAGAGCAGCTACCAGCATCTGCAAAAAATCATCGATGCCGCCGGGTTGGGAAAACAGCAGTTCTTCCAGTGGACGTTTTTGCGCAGTAACGGCTCGGAGTTCCCCGCCGAAGTCAGTCTCAAAAAACTCCATCTGAACAACGAGCAGCTGATCCTGATGAGTATCCGCGATATCTCCAAGCGCGCCACTGCCGAGCAACAGCTGCGCCAGGCTCAGAAAATGGCGGCCATGGGGGAGATGCTCGGGGCTATCGCTCATCAGTGGCGGCAGCCTTTGAACACCCTCTCGACCTATGTCTCCAGTTTGCAGTCGGCTTTTTACAATCAGCTGATCAACCGCGAATTTGTCGACAAGCTGGTGCAGAATGCTGATACCCAGATCCAGTTCATGTCGAAAACCATCGATGACTTTCGCCAGTTTTTCAAACCGTCCAAGACCAAGGAGCGTTTTTCCCTGATCAAGTCGGTGGAGAATGCCATCAAGCTGGTCGAGCCGAGTTTTCGCCAGACCGATGTCGCCATTCGCGTACAGCAACCGCAGGCGGTCGAGGATTTTCTTGTTTACGGCTATCAGAGCGAATTCAGTCACGTTATCGTGAATATCCTTTCCAACGCCAAGGATGCCGTGAATGGCGCGGGGGCGAGCGACGACAAACTCATTGAAATCGCTTTCGAGGTGGATGAGGAAAATGTTAAGGTCACGATCAGCGACAGCGGTCCCGGGATTCCCGAACCTATTCTCGGGCAGATTTTTACCCCCTATTTCACCACCAAGGGGACCGCGTCCGGAACCGGCCTTGGCCTCTACATGGCCAAGGTTATTGTTGAAAATGAAATGAACGGACGCCTGGTCGCCGAGAATTGTCGGACCGGAGCCCGTTTCACCATCCTGCTGCCGAAGGCCGAAACCGTCTGA
- a CDS encoding sigma-54-dependent transcriptional regulator, translating to MFDFKNGQPTILLVDDEPDELEAYRFLLLSMGLQKVETLQDSRQVMARLPQLDQPIVFLDLNMPHKSGLELLGEIKDALPQVPVVICTANSEIETAVECLRRGAHDYLVKPINANSFGSALRSAAEIQALRSEVFALKGIGLGGDLKQPEAFRSIVTGNSQMLNMFRYLEAIAGTGQPLLILGETGTGKELVARAVHQASGLAGEFVAVDVSGLDDMLFSDALFGHVRGAYTGADNLRPGLIEKAKGGTLFLDEIGDLGEASQVKLLRLLQEKTYYPLGSDTPKHSAARIIAAANKSQPALAGGEEGFRQDLYYRLSTHLVKLAPLRERREDIALLAETMIREAAVSMGRDIPQLSPQALRLLQAHDFPGNIRELKTYLFDSVARAFTGEITPELISERLHGIAPAVARTSGEAQGLEALFGYFPTLDQLGEFAVDSALQRTGFNQSQAARLLGISKQALHKRLKKREQGTAPS from the coding sequence ATGTTTGATTTCAAGAACGGCCAGCCGACTATTCTGCTGGTGGATGACGAACCGGACGAACTCGAAGCGTACCGTTTTTTGCTGCTGTCCATGGGATTGCAGAAGGTCGAGACCCTGCAGGACAGCCGCCAGGTCATGGCGCGGCTGCCGCAGCTTGATCAGCCGATCGTGTTTCTCGATCTGAACATGCCGCACAAATCAGGCCTTGAGCTGCTGGGCGAGATCAAGGACGCCCTGCCTCAGGTGCCGGTGGTGATCTGTACCGCCAACTCGGAGATCGAAACCGCCGTTGAATGTCTTCGCCGGGGGGCTCACGATTATCTGGTTAAACCGATCAACGCCAACTCCTTCGGGTCGGCGTTGCGCAGCGCTGCGGAGATTCAGGCCCTGCGCTCCGAGGTTTTCGCCTTGAAAGGGATTGGCCTGGGCGGGGACCTTAAACAGCCCGAGGCTTTTCGTTCCATTGTCACCGGCAACTCGCAGATGCTCAACATGTTCAGGTATCTGGAAGCGATTGCCGGGACCGGCCAACCGCTGCTGATCCTTGGGGAGACCGGGACCGGCAAGGAACTGGTCGCCCGGGCGGTGCACCAGGCCAGCGGGCTGGCCGGCGAGTTCGTCGCCGTGGATGTCTCGGGGCTGGACGATATGCTGTTTTCCGACGCCCTGTTCGGCCATGTCCGAGGCGCTTACACCGGCGCCGACAACCTGCGGCCGGGGTTGATCGAAAAGGCAAAAGGCGGAACCCTCTTTCTGGATGAAATCGGCGATCTCGGGGAAGCATCGCAGGTCAAGCTGCTGCGCCTGCTGCAGGAAAAAACCTATTATCCACTGGGTTCGGATACGCCCAAGCACAGTGCCGCCCGGATCATCGCGGCGGCCAATAAAAGTCAGCCGGCGCTGGCCGGCGGGGAGGAAGGTTTCCGGCAGGATCTCTATTATCGCCTCAGCACCCATCTGGTCAAACTTGCGCCGCTGCGGGAGCGCCGTGAAGATATTGCGTTGCTGGCCGAAACCATGATTCGGGAAGCCGCCGTCAGTATGGGGCGGGATATTCCGCAGCTCAGCCCGCAGGCGCTCCGGCTGCTGCAGGCCCATGATTTTCCCGGCAACATCAGGGAGCTGAAGACCTATCTGTTCGACAGCGTTGCCCGTGCTTTTACCGGGGAGATCACCCCGGAACTGATCAGTGAACGACTGCACGGGATAGCCCCCGCCGTAGCGCGGACGAGTGGGGAAGCACAGGGTCTCGAAGCCCTGTTCGGTTATTTTCCCACCCTGGATCAGCTCGGCGAATTTGCCGTTGACAGCGCGTTGCAGCGAACCGGCTTCAATCAGAGTCAGGCCGCCCGATTGCTGGGGATTTCCAAGCAGGCTCTTCACAAACGGCTGAAAAAAAGGGAACAGGGGACCGCCCCTTCCTGA
- a CDS encoding aldehyde dehydrogenase family protein encodes MATAYRTYINGEWLDTGRSLEVHNKFSGAVFATVATVDAAQTAAAIDAAAAAFATFRKYPAHRRAQILERTAELILERGEEIAAIICQEAGKAWKFSMNEVQRSAETFKFAAEEAKRLHGETIPVDASCFGENRVGYFIKEPIGVIGAITPFNFPLNLVAHKVAPAIAAGNTVVLKPASSTPISSIILAEIMALAGLPKGVLNVTVGSGGTVGDAIVLNPKCKKITFTGSPGVGEQIMKKAGIKKVTLELGNNSATLIEADADLEKAAARCVVSAFSNSGQVCISLQRIYVNRACLERFTELFLAKVKQLKVGDPLDRDCDVGPMIDAGELARIDGWVKEAVAQGAVLACGGQADGMVYPPTVLTNVTEEMKVMCLETFAPVVSIVPYDDFTTALECVNSSDFGLQAGVYTNDINKALQAVDDLDVGGVMINDTATFRVDHLPYGGNKLSGLGREGVRFALEDMTNIKMVMINRN; translated from the coding sequence ATGGCAACAGCTTACCGGACCTATATCAACGGCGAATGGCTCGACACCGGCAGGTCCCTGGAGGTCCACAATAAATTCAGCGGCGCAGTGTTCGCAACGGTGGCGACGGTCGATGCCGCCCAGACCGCAGCCGCCATTGACGCGGCGGCCGCGGCGTTTGCGACCTTTCGTAAATATCCGGCCCACCGGCGGGCGCAGATCCTCGAGCGGACCGCGGAACTGATCCTGGAGCGGGGGGAGGAGATCGCCGCGATCATCTGCCAGGAAGCGGGCAAGGCCTGGAAATTCTCCATGAACGAAGTCCAGCGCAGCGCCGAAACCTTTAAATTCGCAGCCGAGGAGGCCAAGCGCCTGCACGGCGAGACCATTCCGGTCGATGCCAGTTGTTTCGGCGAGAATCGGGTCGGCTATTTCATCAAGGAGCCGATCGGAGTGATCGGGGCGATTACCCCCTTCAATTTCCCCCTCAACCTGGTCGCCCACAAGGTTGCTCCGGCCATTGCCGCCGGTAACACGGTGGTGCTCAAACCCGCCTCCAGTACCCCGATTTCGTCCATCATCCTGGCCGAGATCATGGCCCTGGCCGGGCTGCCCAAAGGGGTCCTCAATGTGACCGTCGGCTCCGGCGGTACGGTCGGCGACGCCATCGTGCTCAATCCCAAGTGCAAGAAAATCACCTTTACCGGCTCCCCGGGAGTCGGCGAACAGATCATGAAAAAGGCCGGCATCAAAAAGGTCACCCTGGAGCTGGGGAACAACTCGGCGACCCTGATCGAAGCCGACGCCGACCTTGAAAAAGCTGCCGCCCGCTGCGTGGTCAGCGCCTTTTCCAACTCCGGGCAGGTCTGTATCTCCCTGCAGCGGATCTACGTCAACCGGGCTTGCCTGGAACGCTTCACGGAACTGTTTCTTGCCAAGGTCAAGCAGCTCAAAGTCGGAGACCCCCTCGATCGGGACTGCGATGTCGGGCCGATGATCGACGCCGGTGAACTTGCGCGCATCGACGGCTGGGTAAAGGAAGCTGTCGCCCAGGGCGCGGTGCTGGCCTGCGGCGGCCAGGCGGACGGTATGGTCTATCCGCCGACGGTGCTCACCAATGTCACTGAAGAGATGAAAGTCATGTGTCTGGAGACTTTCGCTCCGGTGGTCTCCATCGTCCCCTATGACGATTTTACGACCGCCCTGGAGTGCGTCAATTCCTCGGATTTCGGGCTCCAGGCCGGGGTGTATACCAACGACATCAACAAGGCCCTGCAGGCGGTTGACGATCTTGATGTCGGCGGGGTCATGATCAACGACACCGCCACCTTCCGGGTTGACCACCTGCCGTACGGCGGCAACAAGCTGTCCGGTCTCGGGCGCGAGGGGGTGCGGTTTGCCTTGGAGGATATGACCAACATCAAGATGGTAATGATCAATCGAAACTGA